The Salmo salar chromosome ssa19, Ssal_v3.1, whole genome shotgun sequence DNA window accTGGGTACGTACCAAATCCTCCACCACTCACTTCCACAGCCATCCATTCTCCAATCCCATCACAGGCAATGGGCGAAAGCCCTATACtcaaatatatatactgtatgtctctgcCTCTacttatccctccatctccccttctcCTGCTGCTGCTTCCATCCTTCACTGGATACAGCCCAGCCATGGAGACACAGAGCCATGCAGTAGACCCAGCAtgagccctgcctgcctgcctgcctccctgcctgcctgccttcctctgCCCAGggcacctctctccttccctcccgggGCCTGGGTCTGTGTCAGACGTGGCTGGGGGTCCGTGCGCTGTGGGTCACCCTGGCCGGTATACAGCCACAACACACCAGCCACAGAGCCTGCTGGATCTCCTGGTTCCTGAAGGCGTAGATCACTGGGTTGATGACTGAGTTGTAGGTGGCGGGCACCAGGGTGGCGTAGGTGTAGAGAGGCGGGTACGTGTAGTCGGCGACCAGGGAGTAGACGGTGAAGGGCATCCAGCAGGCGGCAAACGTCCCCAGGATGATGGCCAGCGTGGACACGCCCTTCCTGGTGGTGACGTAGTGGGGCGAGGTGGACAGGAAGTGATGCTGCAAGGCTATCTGGTGGGCGTGGCGCATGACGATCTTACAGATCTGCACGTACAGCTGCAGCATGAGGCCGAACAGCAGGAGGAAGGATACGGACAGCACCACCACGTTGTTCTTAGTCAGCGGGCGCACCACGCTGCATGTCGACTCCTCCGTCAGGCAGTTCACCCCTGTGACGGGAAGTAggcccagacagagagacaggccccAGAGGAGGACCAGCATGGTGTAGGTGAAGGCAGCGGTGCGCTCTgagttgtaggtcagggcgtagtAGAGAGACAGGTAACGGTCTATGGTGATGGCCAGCAGGCTGAAGACGGAGGCTGAGAAGGAGGCCACCACCAGACCCACAGTCAGCAGCTGGGCCGAGTCAGACCTCAGCAGGTAGGCCAAGGTGAAGTGGAGCACCAGGCCCAGACCAGCCAGGAGGTCAGCCAGGGCCAGGCTGCCGATCAGCAGGAACATGGGGGCTCGGAGAGACGGGTTCTGCCAGATCACCAGTACCACCAGGGCGTTCTCACAGGCGATGAGGGTCCCTGAGGAGCACAGCAAGATGTCCCAGGGGTTGACCAGGAGAGGGGGCACCGGGGGAAAGGAGTCCAGAGGTGAGTAGGTGGCGTTGTCCGTGAATCCGTCTCCGCTGCTGGACCAGGCtgtggggtcaggggtcagccaGCTGGGGGTGACCGACGCCTTGTATTCGTCACTCATTGTGCCCCCcgtctggaaacacacacacacatactagtgTTAtaagaggttacacacacacacgttgatgcatgcaccaaacacacacacacatgtcaaaATTCACACACAAACTTAAGAAGCCACACAGAGATGAGAGCTCACACAAGATCATTTATACATAGAGGACTATAGTAGCCTAGACATTATCCCTCTACCCACACATGCTCATTTCATGCCTTATTTTTAATACAGGAACAAGAGATCACTCAGCCTGAttataatctaaaatatattgtAACCTATCTGGTATGAATTGAAAGAACAATACACAGTTGCCTATACTTGATATAGTCATTGTGGTATGGAGCAGTTTTGTGGCAGATTGTGTAGACTACTCATCAACAGGCTCCATATAAATTCGTTCGAAATTGGCCTACTATAATAACCAATCATAAATTGATATTAGGCCCAATTATGAAAACCACACAATGTAGGAATAGGAACCCTAAAAGACATGCAGCTTGCGCTATGCACACATTCGATTGTACATGTATCTCACCCCACCATAAGAGGAAATGGTCCCGATAGCCTCTTCTCCGCCACAACCCGTAGATGCTTAGGATAACGCAAAACAGACAATTTGATCATCCTAGTCCTTTGTGGTGCTCCTCTCTTACCTTCTCATGAGTCTCAACATTGGGCCTAATAATATTTAATCACCTTTGGTTTTCCCCAAAACCCCGCCAGGTTGCATTAACAATAGCCTTGGTTGCATTGTATTAACAATTTTCCTCAAATAGACCGCCCGTCcattcattaattcattcattcatccatgtATCCACCACTATTAACATGCCTACCTTGACTCCGTGGTGCGGCGTAAGGCTAGATAAAAGTGCGTCCTTGCTGTATTTCCATTATAGGCTATTGATAACGATGGCGGCAGGTGCGGAGCCCCGATCAGATGAAGATGCAGCACTGTAGCACCGGGGGCTGGATGGGTCTTTACTGAAGCACAGAGGGAGAGCAGGGAAAGCGGAGTAGAGGCTTTACAGGAGCGTTGCTGTGGACTGCGGCTGTGCAGCGAGCGGGGGTGTGGAAAAGGGGGAGCGCTGCTCTCTAACGGGCCAGACTCCGAGACGCGTCCTGTTTGTTCAATACCCCCTACGGGAGGACGAGACAGCAACAGCTCAATACCAGGAGGACCTACTCATCTGTCAGCGCCCACTGCTCAAGGACAGAGACTGATAGTAGTGTTATATAAGGCACAGGGCCTTCATCCGTTCAAAGGCCAaatggattggaaacaggtgagAAAAAACCCACATCTTATTTCTTTCATTTGTAGAAGAGTAGGCAGACTAGGAATAGTAATACATCAATGTATGTAAATTACACTATATCTGATGATCTTGAAGTGATTAATAAGGAAATATACTCTTTCCACAGTTCACTATATCAATCTTATCTTTCAGAAGCGACTTGGATTCCTTTTTTGATTCAGTTAATAACTATGTTGGCTGATAGAAGTAAGGTTTAAGAAACTCAGTGattctgatatatatatatattactgagtTGGACCAAGCCATTAAACAAATGCCTATAGGTAAATCTCCTGGACCGGATGGCCTGACTCCTGAATTCTATCTACATTTTTGGCTTGATATTAGATAGTTATTGGTTTCGGTCTACAAAGAGGGTATTGCTAATGCTATCTTACCTCCTTCTTTGAGTCAGGAACTAATAGTTATTATACACAAACCAAAGAAGGGCTCTCTTTACCTGGACAATTGGAgaccaatatacagttgaagtcggatgttgacatacaccttagccaaatacatttaaactcacaattcctgacatttaatcctagtaaaaattgcctgtcttaggtcagttaagatcaccactttattttaagaatgtgaaatgtcagaataatagtaaagagaatgatttatttcagcttttatttctttcatcacattcccagtgggtcagaagtttacatacactcaattagtatttggtagcattgcctttcaattgtacaacttgtgtcaaacgtttcgggtagccttccacaagcttcccacaataagttgggtgaattttagcccattcctcctgacagagctggtgtaactgagtcaggtttgtaggcctccttgctcgcacacgctttttcagttctgcccacaaatattctataggattgaggtcagggttttgtgatggccactccaataccttgactttgttgtccttaagccattttgccacaactttggaagtatgcttggggtcattgtccatttggaagacccatttgcgaccatgctttaacttcctgactgatgtcttgagattttgcttcaatatatccatataattttcctccctcatgatgccatctattttgtgaagtgcaccagtccctcctgcagcaaagcacccccacaacatgatgctgccacccccgtgcttcacggttgggatggtgttcttcggcttgcaaggctctccctttttcctccaaacataatgatggtcattatggccaaacagttctcatttctccaaaaagtacgatctttgtcaccatgtgcagttacaaactgtagtctggcttttttatggtggttttggagcagtggcttcttccttgctgagcggcctttcaggttatgtcgatataggacttgttttactgtggatatagatcattttgttcctgtttcctccagcatcttcaaaaggtcctttgctgttgttctgggattgatttgcacttttcgcaccaaagtatattcatctctaggagacagaacgcgtctccttactgaacggtatgacagctgtgtggtcccatggtgtttatacttgtgtactattgtttggacagatgaacgtggtaccttcaggcatttggaaattgctcctaaggatgaaccagacttgtggaggtctacaattatttttctgaggtcttggctgatttcttttgattttcccatgatgtcaagcaaagaggcactgagtttgaaggtaggccttgaaatacatccacaggtacatctccaatcgactcaaattatgtcaattatcctatcagaagcttctaaagccatgacatcattttctggacttttccaagccataaaaggcacagtcaactttgtgtatgtaaacttctgacccactcgaattgtgatacagttaattataagtgaaataatctgtctgtaaacaattgttggaaaaattacttgtgtcatgcacgaagtagatgtcctaaccgacttgccaaaactaaaactgttaacaagacatttgtggagtggtggaaaaataagttttaatgactccaacctaagtatatgtaaacttccgacttcagctgtatataaTCAGTGAACCTCAATCAGCCTTCATTAAAGGAAGGAGTTTCCATACCCATATAGGATTGGTTTTAGATATTTTAGATTACAGTGAGTTCATAGAAGATGATGGCTTTAtattgtttttagattttttttaaagctttTGACACTTTAGAACACAACTTTTTATTTAGAACTCTCTACTTTTGGGTTTGGGGAGAATTTCTGTATAGTGATAAGGATGATATATAATGATATTAGCAGTTCTGTGAGTAATGGCACATCCCCTCGTTTCTCTATTTCTAGAGGAATTAGGCAGGGTTGTCCAATGTCccctcttttatttattttagccACAGATTTACTAGCAATATTTTGAGTCTGAGAATTTAAAAGGGGTCTGTATTTTTGGTAAAGATACATTAAGGATTGCAAAGCAATTCCACTTCCTGTACTTGGACTTATTAAGAACAATTGGTTATATTATGAGGTTGTTCCCTCTTTTCCAAGTTTACAAATTAATGACTTGAATCTTTTGGATAAAAAATGCAACAATAAGTGGATACGATTGGCAGTTAATTAAGTAATATTTGGTGATTATAATGAAATATGTTAATATGGAAGTGACCAACCCATGCTATGATCAAAAGTGACTACCTTTTACCTTACTTGTCCAGTTATCCCAAAAGTTAAAGAAACtaattaaaaaatgttttcttcCATCTACCTTGTTAATGATTTCTTGCACAAAAGACTCAATTTTGACAAAACTCCTTGTGTTTTTTGTTCTTCTGATTCAAAATCTATAGAGCCATTATTTTTTTCATGCCGCCATTCTATTAAACTATGGCTTGAAATTCATGAATGGTTGTGTATAAAATCTAAAAAATGACACTATGCTTATCCTTGTAATTCAGATCATAACTATTTTATTAACATTattattcttttggccaaatattatattcacaaatgtaaatggGGTGGacaaatgtcttttttttttttttttttattgaactgtTGCAATTTTATAAATCCCTCAAACATGTGAAACTTAAAAAGTTGGAAAAATGATTAGAAGTTATGTCTCTGAATGTCTGTCTCATTGCCTGGTCGCCTGGTGTTcgattatttcattttttttcattGTATTCACAGAAATGTCCCTGTATTGATGTGTTATATTGGTATTATTGttgcaaaacatttaaaaaataattgataaacaaaaaaataaaataataattgatAGGCCGTCcattgtttccagatttctatgaaatacgACCTATGATTAATGACAGAGTTGAGTAGTATTCCTTCCAAAATGTTtaattaagtatgttaaaaagcagcttttctgtgttggaatggtatgggcataccccaacaacataattaatggtgtgggcgtataccaGTCATAAATAAAAATATTGATGCAAGTTGACAAAACGAtgacatcatcctctatgaggaaatagcaagtatttttttaaatggtctgttTGAGATACTAGTTTGAGGTAGGGTTTAGGTATTTTTTCTCAAACGTATGCTTTTGCTACAAATACAAGTAGGCCATAGGACGAGTCAACAACCTTATTTGGGTATAAGTcaacagaatattaacttttaaaagttCGATTTTTACTGGGCAGTTACTTTAGACAGAAAGATGACATCCTTTTTGAGGAAATAGAGGATGAtgcccctgcacattgttaaataaaataaataaacattcactgtgtaccggtaccccctgtatatagccccactattgttatttactgttgctctttaatcatttgtaattcttatctcttactttttatgttgttggtattttcttaaaacggcattgttagttgagggcttgtaagtaaacatttcactgtaaggtctacacctgttgtattcggcacatgtgacaaataacatttgatttgatttaagtgcAGGGACAAGTTATGATTTGTTACCAGGCTGTGGTATCACCATGCAACAAGATCTCACGGTTTGACCTATTTTACTTCAGATTCTGACATTTGTCCACATTTCTCCAATGCCATGTTGACGCAGAGTGCTTCTTTCCTCATCCTAGCCCCCTGTGTTTTGCTATTCTGGGCATGTCTAGTCTAACCATAATCTGtcagccacctcctcctcccGATTCTCATCCATCTTCTATCTACCCTTATCCCTCACCACTCTCAGTTCCTCTGTGCTTGAAGGCCTTCACTTTCAATCATTCATTGATTAAGTCTGTCTTCAGTTTTGTCTGTAGGTGGCTAGTCAGTAGCCTCCTCCACACACCTGCCTTAGGTACAGAGTCCTCGCATCATCTAGCCGTGGGTGGGCTGGGCTGCTAACATAGGCAGCATCATGACTGGAGGTGTGAATTCATTAAAAATACACGGCTGTTATGCTGTTGCAGTATGAACCTGTAGTGACCTGGTAGAACCACTGAGGGGCAGTGCTGAGCAAGGATGAGTCATCAGTGTGCACCTGGGGGAGAGGAACCAGTCTATGAAAGTagaacacacactctcagcctgTATCTATTATCTTTTATTAAATTTTTCTTTAAAACAGAAAATGACCATTTCACAACAGGCCGTCTCGAGCAAACCCTCACATAAACCTTGCCAACACCTACAAAACGGTATCAAAAGTGCACCATAGTGACAATACATAATCTTCAAGGTCTTACATTTTTTTCCCTATGATAATATCATCTTATTCTTCTCATATTTATACAAATACCACTCTGTACACGGTAGAAATACACGCCCCAAGTGTCTCACACTTGGAACAGTCACCTCCCCACATGCAGTCAACTGGTCTGCTCTGACTAGGCCCCAGCCAGGCACCAAAGCAGAGTTGCAGTCTGAGGGAGCGTGCAGACGCCTGGCCGCTATTACAACACATGAATCATTAAATACCCACTCACCCCACCCGAACCCCCATGCAATAACCATTGCCTCAGTCACACAACCTCTGTACAACCGTCATTAAACAGCTTTCCAACTCACAAAACTTTGATACAACGTCCACTGAACCTTTGACACAACTCCCAGTAGCAGCATCTCCAGCCTAAGTGACGGGGTGGGGGAGGTAGGAGGaagggggggaaggagggagggagggaggtaggaggaAGGAAGTTAGGAGTGGGATGGGGGAGGTAGGAAGGGAGGATAGGCTGAGCTTCAGTAGGTGTGTGACACCACAGAGCAGTTTACACTAGTATGGTCCTCCACTCCACTGAGAGGTACTGTCCTCTTCAGGACCAGTCAGTCTcttgactgatagaacaggatgTAGCCTGACTCAGAGTTCTTTGAGATCTCAGAGGTGAGGCCATAGAACTCCTCTATGGCCTGGGCGTCTATCTTctgcagagggaaggagagacaaCACGGGTCAATGCATGTTCACACACACGTTTTGTTCTTCCATCCTCGTGgggacctaaccctaacccctaagcttaacattttacttttttttaaaattttttaaaTAGCCTTTGTCCATGTGGACATAAGGAAATGTCCCCACAAGGGAGAATTTTTATTGTTTTACAATCCTTGTGGAACTTTTGGGGATTTGAAGTCCCCACAAGGACAGAAGAACCAACCTACAAATACAATATCTTACCTCTACAATGTCGTCATCAAACAGCAGCCAGAAGTCGTGACTCTTCACAATGGCAATGTAGTGTCCTCGGTTTGGACCACTGAAAACAAGACGAGGAAGTCAGCAACACACTCACAACCTTAAGGGTCAGTTAGAATACTTTTAGACAACCTAGTAAACAACACTGACCTCCCACAATGCACTACGACAGCAACCAGGTCATAGAGCCTCTCGGGATTGGTTGCGTCTCCTGAGGTGTTGAAGAGGCGGAGCTCCAGAGGGAAGACGACGCGATAGGACAGCTTGGTGTAACGCTGTAGCTGCTCCATGTACTTGAACCTCTTCAGGTGTAGAGCCAGGATCATAGGCAGCTTCTTCACACGCATCCTGGGGGAAGGAGTCAATTACAGTGGGGACACAACCTCACACACATTATATTAGCGATAAACACGGTCATCACAGAATAATACTTTTGTTTACTTTTACAATGAACACAACACTGCCAACACTGACCTTTTGTGTGCCTCCTGTTTGCTTCTACATTCTTCACAGTAGTACTTATACTCACTGCAGAGAGTCTCTGTGTTACTAAACCCCCTGGAGGGAGAaacggagagaaggagagggaggggtcagAGTACTTGGAGTCACACGGAGCAAGAAGCAATACACAGGCCAGTCAATATGTaatgtgttattgtagtcaggTGTTCTTACCTGAGACAGTGTGTGATGGAGGTGTTCTGTTCCACATCCACTGACAGGTCCAGGAAGTCTTCATCTTTGCTGCTGATCTGTTGGGAGAAAACAGCATGACTAGAGTCAGATGGAAACTTCATTTTGTCCATCTTCGTGCCAACAGAATTTGAGCCTTCTCTCTACAGCGTATCACCGACATGCATTGCATCCTGCTGACCACAACAACAGAGACTTCACTAGTTGATGTGGGCGAGGGGCTTCAGACGGTGTGTACCGTTTCACAGGTGAGGCAGCGTGTCTCGTTGGTGAGGGTTCCCTGGAAGATCTCATGGACCCAGGTGGAGGGAGGCGGGGCGTtgctgttgttgttctgggagtcGAGCGAGCCATTGGCCAGGCGGCCGTTGGTCTTGTCCtgcttcctctcctcctgcagcAGGTCAGCGATGGTGTTGAGCAGGTAGTTCAGGAACTCATGGGCATCCTGTTGCATGTAGTTGTCAAACAGCTCtgcagagggagatggagaggagagggggacaggaggTGGATAGGgtacaggggagacaggggagacaggggagagggtcaACCTCTGgggaaacaggggagagagggtctgTCTCCCCCCATCCTGAACTACAAGCATACCATCTCCCGCTCACCATTCTCCTTGCGTAGGCGCGTGATGAACTTCTTGGGTGGTATGACTCCCACCTTCCTCTTCTGGTTGGCGATACTGTGGAACAGGTCGGCCAGGCAGGTCAGCAGGTTCTCCTTGCGTCGGGGCTGGCTGCGGTATGCCAGGATCTTCTCCCGGAACGGACGGCAGAAGTACAGAGCCTGCAGCACCGAGTTACAGTAGCACGTGTTCCCAAACTGGGGGGCAAATACAAGGACAGATACAAAGAGTAAGGCAAAGAGCtcgacacacaggcacacacacacacacacacacacacacacacacacaggctataaCCGTCTGCATGGATAAGGCACATGTAATCTGTAACAAAGATTATGCAGACATGTGCATGTGAACTACGGCACTCTCACTTACGTTGACCAATCCGAAGTAGTGCTCGTTGACAGGGAACTGCTCTGAGCCAATCTCTTTCTCCAGAGCGGAGGCATTGGCGCCCTGTAATACAAAGTGCTGATATTTTTGGCATAGGTCGATGGGAGTGTGTACCGATCAATAGTTCCAAATGGAATTTCATATCCAATGCCAATAGCTGtcagtggggggggggcagaacgACTGTGTCATTCTTTGTTAATGGAACATGACCCTTAATATCAGAGGCTGTGAAAATGCACAGCAACCAGGATTTCCTGAGTAGGCCTACATGGACGGAGGTTGGGTTTGATCATAATAAACTAAATGTATGATCCAAATGAATGACGTCTGTCTGACAGCTTTGCCAAATGTAATATTCAtatctgcgttttattatttgtACAAAGCTTACAAAACAAGACACCAAACTAAGTAGTTATCTTTGTAAATTGGGAACAATTTGACAGCCAGTCTTGTCTAGCAGCTGATCATGTCGTCATCTGCTGTGTTCCAGAAATAGCTCGCGCTTCGGAAGAATTCAATAAAGGGGGTCTACAGGAAGACAACTCACTATATCGTCAGTCACAATGTTATATCTTACTAACTACTGTAAATATCTGGAAATGTTGGCTAGCTAAATTAGCATTCACATACAGGAAAAGCACAACTGTGAACATAACTTTGTTAGGTTTGCCATTGATCGTGGAGTTGAGTAAACTCAGCTAACAATTACGGAGTTCTGTTGATTTAGTATTCAAATTGTGTCCAGTGTTGAAATGCCTTGACATCCACACTGCTTTACTGCAAAAATCAacgtgcaagctagctagcctcGGTAACAGTTAACGTTACAGTGCCAGGTGCTGAAGCCGCAGAACTATGCAGTGCGGGAGGAGATAAACATCACTAATTAATGCAAGATCATACATAAACAGCTCACTAATATAACAAATTAAAGGCCTACGACATTAGTTATCATAGCTAGCAATAGAACGTAAGTCAAAAACAATGTCGTGTCAGTGAAGCCAGGAAAACTGACTGGGTAGCAACAGAAAAGCAGACGATTTTAACCATCTTCCATGTCACGCAAAATGGTAACAACACAACCACGGTTGTCGTGCCACTCTCTCATCACTTTGCAATGTGTTTAGTAGATGCCATTTACTCACCATGGTACAAAAAGAGGCAAATTTGGAAACTGTCATTAGGATTTCCATTCGCCCAGCGCCATCTTCCACCCAATCACCGCGAGGAGGACTCCCTTGTGACAGGGCACACTGGACGGGCGATGGGAGCTCCGCTAGGTCTTAGAGGGCCATCTCTTGAGGCGATCCATCTTTTGTTAAATTAACGTCAGATTAAGGAGAATAAGGTAAAGGTTTAGAATATATCTAATTAGCTAAaatacatcaacaacaaaaaaatctacttttgacgttaatttgacaaaagctagATCCTTTCTAGCCGTGACCGTTTTAGCGCCGTGCAAGATAACCTCCATCCGATGTCCATGTTCTGTGGCGTAGATAATATAACATTCACAAATATGCCCACATGAGCAATTCTGGACACACAGCAGTGTAGAGAATGACGACTGTAATTAATGTCAAACCAGAGTCAAACTCACTGAAACTTTGATCAGGCTTTTGAGACTAGAATCCAATTTACTTGTCTATATAACTAGCCGTCACGGTCAGCAGTTCATCAATCAATTATTTCGATAATGTACAAGCACAACAAAATATgcattattttaatacattttgctAACAAAAGTTAATCAGATGACTCGTTCAGCAGTTCACTGACATGTACTGGTTATAGGACGCTTCACAGTGCCTCAACATTCCAATGGGAAAGGAAGTTAGCTATTATCTGATctgaaatcattttataaattgTACCAATGGAGCTTAGTCATTAAGGTAGAGAACCAAAACTGAACTTAGATCAGCGCAGAGGGGAAACAAATGATTGTACCCCAGCATGTTTGTTCAGGCAATATGAAGGCCATgcttaaatcaattttagaaggaGGAGTTTCGGGTCCTTCGTTCTCTCTTTCCGCCGTACCCGCCATCTTGCGAGCTACCGGGGGTAAGATGTGCTCTGTATTTAAAGACCGTAAACTTATAAAATATCGTTTTAAATGCATATAAAGACATTGACATAAgtatgttaaaacacagtctatttTTGAGGCGAGAATTCATCCTTTAAAGACCGTATGTGTGGCGTATAGTGACACGACTTGTTAATGGGGTAACAGCGTGGCTGCCCATGCGGGCCGAACCACTTGCGTTCTCTGGATTTGTTATTTCTTAGGCTCAATGGCTTTCACAGCCAGAACATTTGACTTTCCAATTAACTTTGGTGCAACGTGGCAGTTAACTTAATTGTCAATCTGGGAAAATGAAGCGTTATTGGTATTGGACGGAGTTTGTGAGCTAGGTAACGTTAGACTTCAATAGCTCACGTTGTTTTTTTGGCGTTGTATTTTTGACTGACGTTTCCATGTTTTTGCGTGTCCCCTTATTGTTAGTACTGGTATGGATCTTATAATAATCACTAGTTATGATTCGGAGAACATTGTTTTTCTTTGTAGTGAAATTCACTTTGTCACAACAGGTTGCAGTTGTCAGGCTAACGCTAATCAGATCACTGTATTGGTCATTTAGTTACATAGCATAGATACATAGGGCGGGGTTAAATTAAGATTTTGTATTTGACAGCATTACATCCATTGACTGTATTAAACTCTACTATACAAAGTCCTAGACCACTCTTGTAACCATACATTTTACAGCCACAGTAATGAAGAATTCCTACTTTGCCATTGTGTTTATCTAACATTTGAATGTCCATGTTTTCAAGTAATCAGGCATCATGACGAACACAAGAGGCAAGAGGAGGGGGACGAGGTACATGTTCAGCAGGGCCTTCCGCAAGCATGGTGAGTTCATATCAGAAAGACTGAAGATATACTGAAATGTCTCGTTAGGTCACTACAATTTCTGAGTTATTTAAAATAAAGAACTCGAGATTAGGGGTGTTACTGGCATGATCCACAGCTGATTAGCCCTCATTAGTTACGCCAAGCCCATTTTAGAATTGTTGTTTTGGTTGGTTGTGAAGAATCAATGTACTTTATTCCTCAGGTCCCATTCCCCTGTCCACGTACATGCGTATCTACAGGAAAGGCGATATCGTTGACATCAAGGTAGGGTTTGTTCCACCTTTTCTAGGTttcactaaccaggtttccatctatCCATTTCATGCTGATGAATTGCCTGACGCATGAAAGTCACCACCCGGCTGACACTgg harbors:
- the gpr12 gene encoding G-protein coupled receptor 12 isoform X1 produces the protein MTGGTMSDEYKASVTPSWLTPDPTAWSSSGDGFTDNATYSPLDSFPPVPPLLVNPWDILLCSSGTLIACENALVVLVIWQNPSLRAPMFLLIGSLALADLLAGLGLVLHFTLAYLLRSDSAQLLTVGLVVASFSASVFSLLAITIDRYLSLYYALTYNSERTAAFTYTMLVLLWGLSLCLGLLPVTGVNCLTEESTCSVVRPLTKNNVVVLSVSFLLLFGLMLQLYVQICKIVMRHAHQIALQHHFLSTSPHYVTTRKGVSTLAIILGTFAACWMPFTVYSLVADYTYPPLYTYATLVPATYNSVINPVIYAFRNQEIQQALWLVCCGCIPARVTHSARTPSHV
- the gpr12 gene encoding G-protein coupled receptor 12 isoform X2, with amino-acid sequence MSDEYKASVTPSWLTPDPTAWSSSGDGFTDNATYSPLDSFPPVPPLLVNPWDILLCSSGTLIACENALVVLVIWQNPSLRAPMFLLIGSLALADLLAGLGLVLHFTLAYLLRSDSAQLLTVGLVVASFSASVFSLLAITIDRYLSLYYALTYNSERTAAFTYTMLVLLWGLSLCLGLLPVTGVNCLTEESTCSVVRPLTKNNVVVLSVSFLLLFGLMLQLYVQICKIVMRHAHQIALQHHFLSTSPHYVTTRKGVSTLAIILGTFAACWMPFTVYSLVADYTYPPLYTYATLVPATYNSVINPVIYAFRNQEIQQALWLVCCGCIPARVTHSARTPSHV
- the usp12a gene encoding ubiquitin carboxyl-terminal hydrolase 12A isoform X1, translated to MEILMTVSKFASFCTMGANASALEKEIGSEQFPVNEHYFGLVNFGNTCYCNSVLQALYFCRPFREKILAYRSQPRRKENLLTCLADLFHSIANQKRKVGVIPPKKFITRLRKENELFDNYMQQDAHEFLNYLLNTIADLLQEERKQDKTNGRLANGSLDSQNNNSNAPPPSTWVHEIFQGTLTNETRCLTCETISSKDEDFLDLSVDVEQNTSITHCLRGFSNTETLCSEYKYYCEECRSKQEAHKRMRVKKLPMILALHLKRFKYMEQLQRYTKLSYRVVFPLELRLFNTSGDATNPERLYDLVAVVVHCGSGPNRGHYIAIVKSHDFWLLFDDDIVEKIDAQAIEEFYGLTSEISKNSESGYILFYQSRD